From the genome of Amia ocellicauda isolate fAmiCal2 chromosome 14, fAmiCal2.hap1, whole genome shotgun sequence, one region includes:
- the LOC136768193 gene encoding zinc finger protein 45, producing MAEPHTEGSTQGIGALGSDTAGSKVMAKVIKSEPELDCTHTVDLCRTQSLGSECGPSAAGAEPGSPRTQCGPSLLSDHIKTEDDTLECVYTVEPRTQTAFRDALGHLKIENITDSAWDLGPELPVAEQCDTESAALRIGFSGGSDSAVSGEKPYCCAQCGKCFSRAASLNTHQRMHTGERPHCCAQCGKCFTRASSLNTHQRVHTGEKPYCCAQCGKGFSSASNLKAHQHIHTGERPYCCAQCGKGFSQAEHLKRHQRLHTGEKPYCCVQCGKGFSRASSLNKHQRIHTEERPYCCVQCGKGFSGAPSLRTHQRIHTGERPYCCAQCGKGFSNASSLKTHQRIHTGERPYCCDQCGKSFSQAEHLRIHQRVHTGDRPYCCAQCGKCFSCASSLTRHQRIHTGERPYVCAQCGKCFSWAEHLNRHQRIHTR from the coding sequence ATGGCAGAGCCACACACTGAGGGGTCAACACAGGGAATCGGGGCACTGGGATCTGACACCGCAGGGTCAAAGGTCATGGCAAAGGTCATAAAGAGCGAGCCTGAGCTGGACTGCACCCACACTGTGGATCTCTGCAGGACCCAGTCTCTGGGAtctgagtgtggacccagtgcagCTGGTGCTGAGCCGGGCTCTCCCAGAACGCAGTGTGGACCCAGTCTGCTGTCTGATCACATCAAAACAGAGGACGACACACTGGAGTGTGTTTACACAGTGGAGCCGAGGACACAGACTGCCTTCAGAGACGCACTCGGTCATCTCAAAATTGAGAATATTACAGACAGCGCCTGGGACCTGGGGCCTGAGCTCCCTGTAGCTGAACAGTGTGACACAGAGTCTGCTGCCTTGAGAATAGGGTTCAGTGGGgggagtgacagtgcagtgagtGGGGAGAAACCATactgctgtgcccagtgtgggaagtgcTTCTCTCGGGCAGCTagcctcaacacacaccagcgcatgcacacaggagagagaccgcactgctgtgcccagtgtgggaagtgcTTCACTCGGGCAAGTAGTctcaacacacaccagcgcgttcacacaggagagaaaccatactgctgtgcccagtgtgggaagggttTCTCTAGTGCATCAAACCTCAAGGCACACCagcacattcacacaggagagagaccgtactgctgtgcccagtgtgggaagggcttcTCTCAGGCAGAACATCTCAAGAGACACCAGCGccttcacacaggagagaaaccatattgctgtgtccagtgtgGTAAGGGCTTCTCTCGGGCAAGTAGTCTCAACAAAcatcagcgcattcacacagaagagagaccgtactgctgtgtccagtgtgggaagggcttTTCTGGTGCACCTAGTCTGAGaacacaccagcgcattcacacaggagagagaccgtattgctgtgcccagtgtgggaagggcttcTCTAATGCATCAAGCCTAAagacacaccagcgcattcacacaggagagagaccgtactgctgtgaccagtgtgggaagagcttctctCAGGCAGAACATCTCCGCATACACCAGCGCGTTCACACAGGAGATAGACCGTactgctgtgcccagtgtgggaagtgcTTCTCTTGTGCATCTAGTCTGACAagacaccagcgcattcacacaggagagagaccatacgtctgtgcccagtgtgggaagtgcTTCTCTTGGGCAGAACACCTCAAcagacaccagcgcattcacacaagATAG